In the genome of Treponema pedis, one region contains:
- a CDS encoding GTP pyrophosphokinase: MHTTELREDFFAKVLNDEWSEYILPLKTALTYYKCAVMELETKFNVLDSQFNLQYDRNPIETIKSRIKSVDGIIKKLKRINCDITVENMEKYLFDIAGIRVISSFENDIYLLAESLLKQDDIRLIETKDYIKNPKPNGYRSLHLIVEVPIFLADEKKWVKAEIQFRTIAMDLWASLEHKIKYKKHIAEDKLHTVQSALFECAQICACLDKKMEAVKNTAQAAD; this comes from the coding sequence ATGCACACAACGGAATTACGGGAAGATTTTTTTGCTAAAGTTTTAAACGATGAATGGAGCGAATATATCTTGCCGCTTAAAACGGCACTGACGTATTACAAATGTGCCGTTATGGAACTTGAAACAAAATTCAACGTATTGGATTCTCAATTTAATCTTCAGTATGATCGTAACCCTATAGAAACGATAAAATCGCGCATAAAATCCGTTGACGGTATTATTAAAAAACTCAAACGGATTAACTGCGATATTACCGTAGAAAACATGGAAAAGTATCTTTTCGATATAGCCGGTATCCGCGTCATCAGTTCGTTTGAAAACGATATTTATCTGCTTGCGGAAAGCCTTTTAAAACAAGACGATATACGCCTCATTGAAACCAAAGACTACATTAAAAATCCTAAGCCGAACGGATACAGGAGTTTACACCTCATCGTTGAAGTGCCTATTTTTTTAGCGGACGAAAAAAAATGGGTAAAGGCGGAAATTCAATTTAGAACCATTGCGATGGATTTATGGGCAAGTTTGGAGCATAAAATAAAATATAAAAAACACATCGCAGAAGACAAACTGCATACGGTACAAAGTGCCTTATTCGAATGTGCGCAAATATGCGCCTGTCTTGATAAAAAAATGGAAGCGGTAAAAAACACCGCTCAAGCGGCAGACTAA
- a CDS encoding leucyl aminopeptidase, giving the protein MKFAIAKHGGVVAQLVYEDKIEGDYLNYLKEKELFSGKAEEVYYMLDCNLKAHLFIGLGKEEKIDLELLRKTFFKAAAELLKNKVPEVELNIPKLNNLCNYRMASAIAEGMLHATYKYDKFKSDRKEVPELTVNYNPDKGKEARAEKGIDEAVKLMEAVFLTRDLVNQPANVIYPETLAQIAKEKLEAKGVKVSIYGKKEIEDLKMEAFLSVARASTKEPKLIVMEYYNNPESDEKIALVGKGLTYDSGGYAIKPATSMVEMFTDMGGSGTVIGTMHAIADLKAKVNVFAVVASCENMISGDGYRNGDIIGSMSGKTIEIINTDAEGRLTLADAVYYATNNLGATKLIDLATLTGACVSALGEQVSGAVTNNDEFFAELEEANKRAGELIWKMPNIEYYKKMNESKVADLKNSGGKLGGMMTAGLFVGSFLAKEDIPWIHIDIAGTAYISEAFGYLKEKATGTLVKSLYYLLSKES; this is encoded by the coding sequence ATGAAATTTGCTATTGCAAAACACGGCGGTGTTGTCGCGCAATTGGTTTATGAAGACAAAATCGAAGGCGACTACCTTAACTATTTAAAAGAAAAAGAACTGTTTTCGGGAAAGGCGGAAGAGGTGTATTACATGCTCGACTGTAACCTTAAAGCTCACCTTTTTATCGGTCTCGGAAAAGAAGAAAAAATTGATTTAGAGCTTTTAAGAAAAACATTTTTTAAAGCGGCAGCCGAACTCTTAAAAAACAAGGTACCGGAGGTTGAGCTGAATATTCCAAAACTGAACAACCTATGTAATTACCGTATGGCTTCCGCCATTGCTGAAGGTATGCTGCATGCGACATATAAATATGACAAATTTAAAAGCGACCGTAAAGAAGTGCCGGAGCTTACGGTTAATTATAATCCCGATAAAGGCAAAGAAGCGAGGGCTGAAAAGGGTATCGACGAAGCCGTCAAATTGATGGAAGCGGTGTTTTTAACCCGTGATTTGGTTAATCAGCCTGCAAATGTAATATATCCTGAAACCTTAGCTCAAATCGCCAAAGAAAAACTTGAAGCGAAGGGCGTAAAGGTCAGCATTTACGGTAAAAAAGAAATTGAAGACCTTAAAATGGAAGCCTTTCTCAGCGTAGCAAGGGCAAGTACCAAAGAGCCTAAACTGATTGTTATGGAATATTACAATAACCCAGAATCCGATGAAAAAATTGCACTGGTAGGTAAGGGTTTAACCTATGACAGCGGCGGCTATGCGATTAAGCCCGCAACAAGTATGGTTGAGATGTTCACGGATATGGGCGGCTCCGGCACGGTCATCGGAACTATGCATGCGATTGCCGACCTTAAAGCAAAGGTAAACGTTTTTGCCGTAGTTGCCTCTTGCGAAAATATGATTTCAGGAGACGGCTACAGAAACGGCGATATTATCGGCTCAATGAGCGGTAAAACCATTGAAATTATTAACACCGATGCAGAAGGCAGGCTGACCTTGGCGGACGCCGTATATTATGCTACCAATAATCTCGGCGCAACAAAGCTGATTGACCTTGCCACCCTTACAGGCGCCTGTGTATCTGCTCTTGGGGAACAGGTAAGCGGAGCCGTTACAAACAATGACGAATTCTTTGCCGAACTGGAAGAAGCAAACAAAAGAGCGGGTGAACTTATTTGGAAAATGCCGAATATCGAGTATTACAAAAAAATGAATGAATCGAAGGTAGCCGATTTAAAAAATAGCGGAGGCAAACTCGGCGGTATGATGACAGCGGGGCTCTTTGTCGGCTCCTTCCTTGCCAAAGAAGATATCCCGTGGATTCATATCGACATTGCAGGCACCGCTTATATTTCGGAGGCTTTCGGGTATTTAAAAGAAAAAGCCACCGGCACCTTGGTAAAAAGTCTTTATTACCTGTTAAGTAAAGAATCCTAA